In one window of Kitasatospora sp. MMS16-BH015 DNA:
- a CDS encoding peptide-N4-asparagine amidase, which yields MQAPKLIRRLALATAALALALPLTPAAAESRPATAAAAGQVETNYADPVTALPPVSRPDTPHCTVTAMQHDFANSYGQPFTSTLTPPPDCPGPWNKVVLDWSGSVGGRQYDRLAGVWIGGAEVLRTSTPEPDPDGIKWHVDTDITAFAPLLRTAQPVVVDLGNLVNSTYTGVFHMTMTVTYYQADHHHPAAATADQVLPVSQSTTAPGWWNLGKGQSATATLAFPRNLTQAHLQLYARGGGCEEFWYANVPDSYAAAHADEGLCGGGTYREIQVQVDGRPAGTVQPFPAIYTGGISPMMWRPIPAIDAFRTLPYDLDLTPFAGTLTDGRPHTVTLLPPAGIADLWTLDGSLFLSTDPLRQQTSGAVTLDTVQPDPQLTTTTAAQADGSDLITATATRDWSVSGYVDTSRGRITTRLDRHGSYSNRDTISNGGQQQVSSQRDSGWLQTTVSHGPGRPEGTRADWSYPIDVTSTYVPGATADSYLVRGQATVARHLSTSTQQGHHWRPVDSTDDRLTAQGVMERQSGTLVQADGSGSEHYTGHSADGTCYDHQLAADHGWITLDRTTTCG from the coding sequence GTGCAAGCCCCCAAGCTGATAAGGCGGTTGGCCCTCGCCACCGCCGCCCTCGCCCTCGCGCTGCCGCTCACCCCGGCCGCCGCCGAGTCACGCCCGGCCACCGCTGCGGCCGCCGGGCAGGTCGAGACCAACTACGCCGACCCGGTCACCGCGCTGCCCCCGGTCAGCCGTCCGGACACCCCGCACTGCACCGTGACGGCGATGCAGCACGACTTCGCCAACAGCTACGGCCAGCCCTTCACCTCCACCCTCACCCCGCCGCCGGACTGCCCCGGGCCATGGAACAAGGTGGTGCTCGACTGGTCCGGCTCGGTGGGCGGCCGCCAGTACGACCGGCTGGCGGGCGTCTGGATCGGCGGCGCCGAGGTGCTCCGCACCTCCACCCCCGAGCCGGACCCGGACGGCATCAAGTGGCACGTGGACACCGACATCACGGCCTTCGCCCCGCTGCTGCGCACCGCGCAGCCGGTGGTGGTCGACCTCGGCAACCTGGTCAACTCCACCTACACCGGCGTCTTCCACATGACCATGACGGTCACCTACTACCAGGCCGACCACCACCACCCGGCCGCCGCCACCGCCGACCAGGTGCTGCCGGTCTCCCAGTCCACCACCGCCCCCGGCTGGTGGAACCTCGGGAAGGGCCAGAGCGCCACCGCCACCCTCGCCTTCCCGCGCAACCTGACCCAGGCCCACCTCCAGCTCTACGCCCGGGGCGGCGGCTGCGAGGAGTTCTGGTACGCCAACGTGCCCGACTCCTACGCGGCGGCCCACGCCGACGAGGGCCTCTGCGGCGGCGGCACCTACCGGGAGATCCAGGTGCAGGTGGACGGCCGTCCGGCCGGCACCGTGCAGCCCTTCCCCGCCATCTACACCGGCGGCATCAGCCCGATGATGTGGCGGCCGATCCCGGCCATCGACGCCTTCCGCACCCTCCCCTACGACCTCGACCTCACCCCCTTCGCGGGCACCCTGACCGACGGCAGGCCGCACACCGTCACCCTGCTCCCGCCCGCCGGCATCGCCGACCTCTGGACCCTGGACGGCAGCCTCTTCCTCTCCACCGACCCGCTGCGGCAGCAGACTTCGGGCGCCGTCACCCTCGACACCGTCCAGCCCGACCCGCAGCTGACCACCACCACCGCCGCCCAGGCCGACGGCAGCGACCTGATCACCGCCACCGCCACCCGCGACTGGTCGGTCAGCGGCTACGTGGACACCTCGCGCGGCCGGATCACCACCCGCCTGGACCGCCACGGCTCGTACAGCAACCGCGACACCATCAGCAACGGCGGCCAGCAGCAGGTCAGTTCGCAGCGCGACAGCGGCTGGCTGCAGACCACCGTCAGCCACGGCCCCGGCCGGCCCGAGGGCACCCGCGCCGACTGGTCCTACCCGATCGACGTGACCAGCACCTACGTGCCCGGCGCCACCGCCGACAGCTACCTCGTCCGCGGCCAGGCCACCGTCGCCCGCCACCTGAGCACCAGCACCCAACAGGGCCACCACTGGCGCCCGGTGGACTCCACCGACGACCGCCTCACCGCCCAGGGCGTCATGGAACGCCAGTCCGGCACCCTAGTCCAGGCCGACGGCAGCGGCTCCGAGCACTACACCGGCCACTCCGCCGACGGCACGTGCTACGACCACCAACTCGCCGCCGACCACGGCTGGATCACCCTCGACCGGACCACCACCTGCGGCTGA
- a CDS encoding NAD-dependent epimerase/dehydratase family protein has translation MSLHVIVGAGPVGSATALLLAEQGHEVRVVTRRGRAPQHGRIEPVAADATGPGLLSALARDAVALHNCANPPGYQHWSREWPPLAAALLTAAERTGAVLVTMSNLYAYGPSSTPLTEQSPLAASGPKGRLRAGMWLAAAAAHRSGRLRAVEARAADYFGPGVTESHTGKLLIPRLLAGRPGILYGNPTLPHARTYAPDAARTLALLATEESAWGRAWHVPGHPELSQREFALRFCRTVGAAEPRLITVNRRLRRAVGLLNARIRELDEIAYQIEQPFTLDSTALTEAFGLHPTPWPESFRATATWWRERPPA, from the coding sequence ATGTCCCTGCACGTCATCGTCGGAGCCGGCCCCGTCGGGTCGGCCACCGCCCTGCTGCTCGCCGAACAGGGGCACGAGGTGCGGGTGGTGACCCGGCGCGGCCGCGCGCCGCAGCACGGACGGATCGAGCCGGTCGCCGCCGACGCCACCGGGCCGGGGCTGCTCAGCGCGCTGGCCCGGGATGCGGTGGCTCTCCACAACTGCGCCAATCCGCCCGGCTACCAGCACTGGTCACGCGAGTGGCCCCCGCTCGCCGCCGCGCTGCTGACGGCGGCCGAGCGCACCGGAGCCGTCCTGGTCACGATGAGCAACCTCTACGCCTACGGGCCGTCCAGCACACCGCTGACCGAGCAGTCGCCGCTGGCGGCGAGCGGCCCCAAGGGGCGGCTGCGCGCCGGGATGTGGCTCGCGGCGGCGGCCGCCCACCGATCGGGCCGGCTGCGCGCGGTGGAGGCCCGAGCCGCCGACTACTTCGGCCCCGGGGTCACCGAGAGCCACACGGGCAAGCTGCTGATCCCCCGGCTGCTGGCCGGCCGTCCCGGGATCCTCTACGGCAACCCCACTCTCCCGCACGCCCGAACCTACGCGCCGGACGCGGCCCGCACCCTCGCGCTGCTGGCCACCGAGGAGAGCGCCTGGGGGCGTGCCTGGCACGTCCCCGGCCATCCGGAGCTGAGCCAGCGTGAGTTCGCGCTCCGGTTCTGCCGCACGGTGGGCGCTGCCGAGCCCCGCCTGATCACGGTGAACCGCCGCCTCCGGCGGGCCGTCGGCCTGCTCAACGCCCGCATCCGGGAGCTGGACGAGATCGCCTACCAGATCGAGCAGCCCTTCACCCTGGACTCCACCGCCCTCACCGAGGCCTTCGGCCTCCACCCCACCCCGTGGCCCGAATCCTTCCGCGCCACGGCCACCTGGTGGCGCGAGCGGCCGCCGGCCTGA
- a CDS encoding CocE/NonD family hydrolase, whose amino-acid sequence MPVEQFIRPTGRTTTGSLLSRAVARLLHLPPATRTVRVTRDLRVPMRDGVDLLADHYAPADGGRPPTLLVRNLYGWDLPIGFLYGRLYAERGYQVLVQRCRGTFGSGGTLDPWVHEAADGLDTVEWLNRQPWYSGEFATIGASYLGYVQWALLADPPPGHRGAVIQMGPHEYSQVAWPGGAFALDTMAGWASMLSHPKRGPLRDNLRQLREQRRLRTAYGQLPLAAACRRALGRDLPHLDAWLAHPGPDDPYWAASDHSRALGAGSAVPVLLQGNWYDAFLAQTLQQYTALRASGAAPRLTVGPWTHTAIGRWWPTFMADSLRRFDELFAGRRPSEAAEPSERSEAAEVAEPSELAEPVRLFVLGADRWRGFTAWPPPQAVEQRWYLHPHGGLALEPPTPGPPSRYRYDPADPTPAVGGAWTGPGAGPRDNRRLEARPDVLTFTSTPLAADLDAIGPVAVELYVRSSLPHTDFFARLCDVHPDGRSVNITDGLRRISTQGSAEVHRIRFELAPTACRFRAGHRIRLQISSGAHPRFARNPGTGEPTGSAARQAAAEQELHHRPDRPSVVVLSAVPS is encoded by the coding sequence ATGCCGGTTGAGCAATTCATCCGGCCGACCGGGCGTACCACCACCGGGAGCCTGCTCTCCCGCGCGGTGGCCCGCCTGCTCCACCTCCCGCCCGCCACCCGGACCGTCCGGGTCACCCGGGATCTGCGGGTCCCGATGCGCGACGGCGTCGACCTGCTCGCCGACCACTACGCCCCCGCCGACGGCGGCCGTCCGCCGACCCTGCTGGTCCGCAACCTCTACGGCTGGGATCTGCCGATCGGCTTCCTCTACGGCCGGCTCTACGCCGAGCGCGGCTACCAGGTGCTCGTCCAGCGCTGCCGGGGCACCTTCGGCTCGGGCGGCACGCTCGACCCCTGGGTGCACGAGGCCGCGGACGGCCTGGACACCGTCGAGTGGCTGAACCGACAGCCGTGGTACTCCGGCGAGTTCGCCACCATCGGCGCCAGCTACCTGGGCTACGTGCAGTGGGCGCTGCTGGCCGACCCGCCACCGGGCCACCGCGGCGCGGTGATCCAGATGGGACCGCACGAGTACTCCCAAGTGGCCTGGCCCGGCGGCGCGTTCGCCCTGGACACGATGGCCGGCTGGGCCTCGATGCTCAGCCACCCCAAGCGCGGCCCGCTGCGCGACAACCTCCGACAGCTACGCGAGCAGCGGCGGCTGCGGACCGCCTACGGCCAGCTCCCGCTCGCCGCGGCCTGCCGGCGCGCCCTCGGCCGGGACCTCCCGCACCTCGACGCCTGGCTGGCCCACCCCGGGCCGGACGACCCGTACTGGGCCGCCTCGGACCACAGCCGCGCGCTCGGTGCGGGCAGCGCGGTGCCCGTCCTGCTCCAGGGCAACTGGTACGACGCCTTCCTCGCCCAGACCCTGCAGCAGTACACGGCGCTGCGCGCGAGCGGCGCGGCCCCCCGGCTCACCGTCGGGCCGTGGACGCACACGGCCATCGGCCGCTGGTGGCCCACCTTCATGGCCGACTCGCTGCGCCGGTTCGACGAGCTGTTCGCGGGCCGCCGCCCGTCCGAGGCGGCTGAGCCGTCCGAGCGGTCCGAGGCGGCCGAGGTGGCGGAGCCGTCCGAACTGGCCGAGCCGGTGCGGCTGTTCGTCCTCGGCGCCGACCGGTGGCGCGGCTTCACCGCCTGGCCGCCGCCGCAGGCGGTCGAACAGCGCTGGTACCTGCACCCGCACGGTGGTCTGGCCCTGGAGCCTCCGACGCCCGGCCCGCCCTCGCGCTACCGCTACGACCCCGCCGACCCGACCCCGGCCGTCGGCGGCGCGTGGACGGGCCCGGGCGCGGGCCCCCGGGACAACCGGCGACTGGAGGCCCGCCCCGACGTGCTTACCTTCACCAGTACGCCGCTCGCCGCCGACCTGGACGCCATCGGCCCGGTGGCCGTGGAGCTGTACGTCCGCTCCAGCCTGCCGCACACCGACTTCTTCGCCCGGCTGTGCGACGTCCACCCGGACGGGCGGTCCGTGAACATCACCGACGGCCTGCGCCGGATCAGCACGCAGGGGAGTGCCGAGGTGCACCGGATCCGCTTCGAACTCGCCCCCACCGCCTGCCGGTTCCGGGCCGGTCACCGCATCCGCCTGCAGATCTCCAGCGGGGCCCACCCCCGCTTCGCCCGCAACCCCGGCACCGGCGAGCCGACCGGATCGGCGGCGCGGCAGGCAGCGGCCGAGCAGGAGCTGCACCACCGACCGGACCGGCCCTCGGTGGTGGTCCTGAGCGCGGTGCCGTCCTGA
- a CDS encoding ester cyclase has protein sequence MDNHLLWERWIALWNGDLAVGKEILAERLTVHSPKLSDALDPSAVTDRDAALALIGGVLGIADLHYRTEVGPLAEGHLVTGGWQFTGTYRGGLPGATAAPGTSVANRGIDILRTEDGRIVEWWSAAENLTLLATLGLIHAG, from the coding sequence ATGGACAACCACCTGCTGTGGGAGCGCTGGATCGCGCTGTGGAACGGCGATCTCGCCGTCGGCAAGGAGATCCTCGCCGAACGGCTGACCGTGCACTCCCCGAAGCTCTCGGACGCGCTGGACCCGAGTGCCGTCACCGACCGCGACGCCGCCCTGGCCCTGATCGGCGGCGTGCTGGGCATCGCCGACCTGCACTACCGCACCGAGGTCGGCCCGCTCGCCGAGGGCCACCTGGTCACCGGCGGCTGGCAGTTCACCGGCACCTACCGGGGCGGCCTGCCCGGTGCGACCGCCGCGCCCGGCACCTCCGTCGCCAACCGGGGCATCGACATCCTCAGGACGGAGGACGGGCGGATCGTCGAGTGGTGGAGCGCGGCCGAGAACCTGACGCTGCTCGCCACCCTGGGCCTGATCCATGCCGGTTGA